One Phreatobacter oligotrophus genomic region harbors:
- a CDS encoding GNAT family N-acetyltransferase, protein MTMLDTRLAPTVSPPLQPEAGPSGMGAVALHWVPATDWDAIQADWRRLAASGEGPVFLAPAFALAARTIDPRDLGAFVVTRDGAWIGLVAGRFGLRGSLFSLWTHPYAPSGGMMTRPGEAATVMGAVMVDLARRGVAALHWPMADDATWSAAAPALAGRAVAVLDSHRRAVLITNAPPLSKDHRRLARRLAETGRLETVSTATGHDIDKVLDAYLALEAEGWKGRAGTAMAGNPVTASFFRAAVGGLARAGQARIDLMLCDDRPIAAGVVLRSGVRAWYWKTAYDEAFARYSPGLLLSHAIGEATLAEPGIALVDSCAVQGHPMIDRIWPERMAITSRLVAVQDGSPGWRFHAVVALKRGLIDAKARAKRLLKR, encoded by the coding sequence ATGACCATGCTGGACACGCGCCTCGCACCGACGGTCTCGCCGCCGCTGCAGCCGGAAGCCGGCCCCTCCGGCATGGGCGCGGTCGCCCTCCACTGGGTTCCGGCGACGGACTGGGACGCGATCCAGGCCGACTGGCGGCGCCTCGCCGCGAGCGGCGAGGGGCCCGTCTTCCTCGCGCCCGCCTTTGCGCTTGCCGCCCGCACCATCGATCCTCGGGACCTTGGCGCCTTCGTCGTGACGCGCGACGGCGCCTGGATCGGCCTTGTCGCCGGGCGCTTCGGGCTCCGCGGCTCTCTCTTCTCGCTCTGGACCCACCCTTACGCGCCCTCCGGCGGGATGATGACCCGTCCCGGCGAAGCCGCGACCGTGATGGGCGCCGTCATGGTCGACCTGGCGCGCCGCGGTGTTGCGGCCCTCCACTGGCCGATGGCCGATGATGCGACCTGGAGCGCGGCGGCTCCGGCGCTGGCCGGCCGTGCCGTCGCCGTCCTCGACAGCCACCGCCGCGCCGTCCTGATCACGAACGCCCCGCCGCTGTCCAAGGATCACCGGCGCCTTGCCCGGCGGCTTGCCGAGACGGGCCGCCTTGAGACCGTGTCCACCGCAACCGGCCATGACATCGATAAGGTGCTCGATGCCTATCTCGCGCTGGAAGCCGAGGGCTGGAAAGGCCGCGCCGGCACCGCCATGGCGGGGAATCCGGTCACGGCCAGCTTCTTCCGGGCTGCCGTCGGCGGCCTCGCCCGGGCCGGGCAGGCGCGCATCGACCTCATGCTCTGCGACGACAGGCCGATCGCGGCGGGCGTCGTGCTGCGGTCCGGTGTGCGCGCCTGGTACTGGAAGACAGCCTATGACGAGGCCTTCGCGCGCTACTCGCCGGGCCTCCTGCTCTCCCATGCCATCGGCGAGGCGACCCTCGCCGAACCGGGCATCGCGCTGGTCGATTCCTGTGCCGTTCAGGGCCATCCGATGATCGACCGCATCTGGCCGGAGCGCATGGCGATCACCAGCCGCCTCGTCGCCGTGCAGGACGGATCGCCGGGC